The Bartonella birtlesii IBS 325 genome has a window encoding:
- a CDS encoding DEAD/DEAH box helicase produces MIPPLNSFDDLGLSAKVIKAVKSAGYTAPTPIQSGTIPHVLQKKDVLGIAQTGTGKTASFVLPMLTLLETGRARARMPRTLILEPTRELAAQVEENFDKYGINHRLNVALLIGGVSFEQQDRKLERGADVLIATPGRLLDHFERGKLLLMGVEILVIDEADRMLDMGFIPDIERICKLTPFTRQTLFFSATMAPEISKLTKQFLHSPVSVEVTKASSTATTITQWLVKSGNKSWDKRAVLRELIHNEGDEFKNAIIFCNRKRDISELFRSLVRHNFSVGALHGDMDQYSRTNTLTDFKNNKLKLLVASDVAARGLDIPAVSHVFNYDVPTHAEDYIHRIGRTGRANRSGKAFTIVTKADQKYVHAIEEISNEKIKWLNGDLSTLTPDDQEDDIIFKKKFPKSFKKIDSPKHIVQTKSILKNDKVDYIQTANHKTKPLEQNHSRKNKEASPLGFGNDIPAFMLIKIRN; encoded by the coding sequence ATGATACCACCTTTAAATAGTTTCGATGATTTAGGTCTTTCTGCAAAGGTTATTAAAGCTGTAAAATCAGCTGGATATACAGCTCCAACGCCTATTCAAAGTGGAACAATTCCTCATGTATTACAAAAAAAAGATGTTTTGGGAATTGCTCAAACAGGAACGGGAAAAACAGCTTCTTTCGTTTTGCCTATGCTCACACTCCTTGAAACAGGTCGTGCAAGAGCACGAATGCCCCGTACTCTTATACTAGAACCAACACGAGAACTTGCAGCGCAAGTTGAAGAAAATTTTGATAAGTACGGAATAAATCATCGTTTAAATGTTGCTCTTTTGATCGGCGGTGTGTCTTTTGAACAGCAAGATCGTAAGCTTGAAAGAGGGGCTGATGTTCTTATAGCAACACCAGGACGCCTTCTTGATCATTTTGAACGCGGTAAATTACTCCTAATGGGAGTTGAAATTCTTGTGATTGATGAAGCTGATCGCATGTTGGATATGGGATTTATTCCTGATATTGAACGTATTTGTAAACTCACTCCTTTTACGCGTCAAACTTTGTTCTTTTCTGCAACAATGGCGCCAGAAATCAGCAAACTAACAAAGCAATTTTTACATTCTCCAGTGTCTGTTGAAGTTACAAAAGCTTCCTCAACAGCTACCACAATTACACAGTGGCTTGTCAAATCTGGAAATAAGTCATGGGATAAAAGAGCTGTTTTGCGAGAACTTATCCACAATGAAGGTGATGAATTCAAAAATGCGATTATTTTTTGTAATCGAAAAAGAGATATTTCTGAACTCTTTAGATCACTCGTAAGGCATAATTTTAGTGTAGGCGCACTTCACGGAGATATGGATCAATATTCGCGCACGAACACGCTAACTGATTTTAAAAATAATAAACTTAAACTTCTCGTGGCTTCTGATGTTGCTGCTCGTGGACTCGACATTCCAGCAGTAAGCCATGTTTTCAACTATGATGTTCCAACACATGCTGAAGACTATATTCATCGCATTGGACGGACAGGACGTGCAAACCGTAGCGGAAAAGCTTTTACCATCGTCACAAAAGCTGACCAAAAATATGTCCATGCCATTGAAGAAATAAGCAACGAAAAAATTAAATGGCTGAATGGAGATCTCTCTACTTTAACACCTGATGACCAAGAAGATGATATCATTTTTAAAAAAAAGTTTCCAAAATCATTTAAAAAGATTGATTCCCCAAAGCACATTGTTCAAACTAAAAGCATCTTAAAAAATGATAAAGTGGATTATATTCAAACTGCAAATCATAAAACAAAACCACTTGAACAAAATCACTCTCGAAAAAATAAAGAGGCTTCTCCGCTTGGATTTGGCAATGATATCCCAGCATTTATGCTGATAAAAATTCGTAATTAA
- a CDS encoding NAD kinase, translated as MITLPNRFHFISAETEEALKATHKLISVYGHSSLKEADVVIAIGGDGTMLQTVRDVMNTGKPIYGMNQGSVGFLMNEFHEKKLPSRIAAAHKKEIHPLRMIAEAVCQGTIEALAINEVSLFRQSYQAAKIRISIDGNVRMEQLSCDGVLVATPAGSTAYNLSVQGPILPLMAPLMALTPVSPFRPRRWHGALLPNTATVRFDMLESDKRPVNAAADNVEVKSVHSVTISTATELTASILFDSNHSWDERILSEQFRY; from the coding sequence ATGATTACATTACCAAATCGCTTTCATTTTATTTCTGCAGAAACTGAAGAAGCTCTCAAAGCGACTCATAAATTAATTTCTGTTTATGGTCATTCTTCCCTGAAAGAAGCAGATGTTGTTATTGCAATCGGTGGCGATGGAACAATGTTACAAACAGTGCGAGATGTTATGAACACTGGAAAACCTATTTATGGTATGAATCAAGGCTCTGTAGGATTTCTTATGAATGAATTTCATGAAAAGAAATTGCCAAGTCGTATTGCTGCCGCGCATAAAAAAGAAATTCATCCCTTACGCATGATTGCAGAAGCTGTATGTCAAGGAACTATTGAAGCACTCGCAATCAATGAAGTTTCTCTCTTTCGTCAATCTTATCAAGCAGCAAAAATTCGCATTAGCATTGATGGTAATGTACGTATGGAACAATTAAGTTGCGATGGTGTCCTTGTTGCAACACCAGCAGGATCTACCGCATATAATTTATCAGTACAAGGACCTATTCTTCCCCTCATGGCTCCACTTATGGCACTTACCCCTGTTAGTCCCTTTCGTCCAAGACGCTGGCATGGAGCATTACTTCCCAATACAGCAACAGTACGCTTTGATATGCTCGAATCTGATAAACGCCCTGTCAATGCTGCCGCAGACAATGTTGAAGTTAAATCTGTCCATTCAGTGACTATTTCAACAGCAACAGAATTAACAGCCTCAATTCTTTTTGACTCTAATCATTCATGGGATGAGCGAATTTTATCAGAACAATTTCGCTATTAA
- the hutH gene encoding histidine ammonia-lyase: protein MTILLKPGEVTLSELEAVYFNGEVSKLHSDTHAAIRKGAERIAEISAGSEPVYGINTGFGKLASIKIDASDVAILQRNLILSHCCGVGEPLSENIVRLIMTLKLLSLGRGASGVRLELVHLLENMLLRGIIPVIPEKGSVGASGDLAPLAHMAAVMMGKGEAFFQNIRMSGAAALERAGLSPIVLEAKEGLALINGTQTSTALALAGLFRSYRALCGGLLAGALTVDAIMGSTAPFHPDIHILRGHYGQIVVSQTLKKLLKNSEIRAAHLHGDVRVQDPYCIRCQPQVMGACFDILIAAAKTLIIEANAVTDNPLILSNGEVVSGGNFHAEPVAFAADQIALAVCEIGSISQRRIALMVDPAVSYGLPAFLAHNAGLNSGFMIAEVTAAALMSENKQMAHPASVDSTPTSANQEDHVSMACHGARRLLAMSENLFTIIGIETLVAAQGIEYRAPLKTSPSLQSVMEYLRKNIDTLKEDRYMAPDLHKGHILVREGQLLSILPGKIFPSLSFQ, encoded by the coding sequence ATGACTATTCTACTAAAACCAGGTGAGGTAACACTTAGCGAACTTGAGGCAGTTTATTTCAATGGTGAGGTAAGCAAACTTCACAGTGATACACATGCTGCTATCAGAAAGGGAGCAGAACGCATTGCTGAAATTTCTGCTGGAAGTGAACCTGTTTATGGCATCAATACTGGTTTTGGTAAATTGGCTTCAATTAAAATTGATGCAAGCGATGTCGCTATTTTACAGAGAAATCTTATTTTATCACATTGTTGTGGTGTAGGAGAACCGTTATCTGAAAATATTGTGCGTTTGATAATGACTTTAAAGCTTCTTTCTTTAGGGCGAGGGGCTTCTGGTGTTCGTTTAGAGTTAGTACATTTACTAGAAAATATGCTTTTAAGAGGAATTATTCCTGTAATTCCTGAAAAGGGATCTGTTGGTGCATCAGGTGATCTTGCTCCACTTGCTCATATGGCTGCTGTTATGATGGGAAAGGGAGAAGCATTTTTTCAAAATATTCGTATGAGTGGAGCTGCTGCTCTAGAGAGAGCTGGATTATCTCCTATTGTTTTGGAGGCAAAAGAGGGGCTTGCTCTTATCAATGGCACTCAAACATCAACTGCCCTTGCTCTTGCCGGCCTTTTCCGTAGTTATCGAGCATTGTGTGGTGGACTTCTTGCTGGAGCATTGACAGTAGATGCTATTATGGGATCAACAGCACCCTTTCATCCCGATATTCATATTTTACGAGGTCATTATGGTCAAATTGTTGTATCGCAAACACTAAAAAAGCTTTTAAAAAATTCAGAAATTCGAGCTGCGCATTTACATGGTGATGTTCGTGTACAAGATCCTTACTGTATACGTTGTCAACCACAAGTTATGGGGGCATGTTTTGATATTCTTATCGCAGCAGCAAAAACACTTATTATTGAGGCGAATGCAGTTACAGATAATCCATTGATTTTGAGTAATGGAGAGGTTGTATCAGGTGGAAATTTTCATGCTGAACCTGTCGCCTTTGCTGCTGATCAAATTGCTCTTGCTGTATGTGAAATAGGTTCCATTTCTCAAAGACGTATTGCTCTTATGGTTGATCCAGCAGTTTCTTATGGGTTGCCAGCTTTTTTAGCACATAATGCTGGTCTTAATTCAGGTTTTATGATTGCTGAAGTAACTGCGGCTGCTTTAATGTCGGAAAATAAACAGATGGCGCATCCTGCTTCTGTTGATTCAACACCAACTTCAGCAAATCAAGAAGATCACGTTTCAATGGCATGCCATGGTGCTCGTCGACTTTTGGCAATGAGTGAAAATCTTTTTACTATTATCGGTATTGAAACGCTTGTTGCAGCACAAGGAATTGAATATCGCGCTCCTTTAAAAACAAGCCCTTCCTTGCAGTCTGTTATGGAGTATTTACGCAAAAATATTGATACTCTTAAAGAAGATCGTTACATGGCTCCAGATCTTCATAAAGGGCATATCCTCGTGCGTGAAGGGCAGTTATTATCTATTTTACCAGGAAAAATTTTTCCTTCATTAAGTTTTCAATAA
- a CDS encoding amino acid permease, whose product MVANELKRGMNKRQVIFLALGSAIGTGLFYGSAQAIKLAGPSVLIAYCIAGLAIFMVMRALGEMIIHDPLPGSFARYAANYISPLAGFLTGWTYVFEMILVGLADITAFATYMGFWYPNVAPWIWALSITLIITGINLAAVEVYGELEFWLSSIKIIAIVAMIILGIVIILFGWDTSVNSSTVTIYNLWENGGIFPNGWFGFLACFSVVVFAFGGIEIIGMAVMEVQNPYQTISKAINSTPVRILLFYIMTLAILMSLYPWNKIGLMDSPFVSIFENLGISYAANILNIVVVTAAISAMNSGMYGACRMIHGLSQEGYVLKKFQYLSKNGVPILVILLIFIIFLFGVILNYFYHEGLFFLIASMATFATVFVWMMILLSQIFMRLKMSKEVQNSLRFPIPFWPIGPIFSILFMAFIFIILWFFDNTRPILIVGLIWLIGLVVCFYALKLYNFKKSEVH is encoded by the coding sequence ATGGTAGCAAATGAATTGAAACGGGGTATGAATAAGCGTCAAGTTATTTTTTTAGCTCTTGGTTCTGCTATTGGTACAGGTCTCTTTTATGGATCGGCACAAGCGATTAAGCTTGCAGGGCCAAGTGTTTTGATTGCTTATTGTATTGCTGGTTTAGCTATTTTTATGGTTATGCGCGCTTTAGGAGAGATGATTATTCATGATCCACTGCCCGGTTCTTTTGCCCGTTATGCTGCAAATTACATATCGCCGTTAGCTGGCTTTTTAACAGGGTGGACATATGTATTCGAGATGATTCTTGTTGGTTTGGCTGATATCACAGCTTTTGCAACTTATATGGGATTTTGGTATCCTAATGTCGCGCCTTGGATATGGGCACTTAGTATTACACTGATCATTACAGGAATTAATTTAGCCGCAGTAGAAGTATATGGTGAACTAGAGTTTTGGTTATCTTCCATTAAAATTATTGCTATAGTTGCGATGATTATTTTAGGGATAGTGATTATTTTATTTGGTTGGGATACAAGTGTAAATTCTTCTACTGTTACTATTTACAATTTGTGGGAAAATGGTGGTATTTTTCCTAATGGTTGGTTTGGTTTTTTGGCTTGTTTTAGTGTTGTTGTCTTTGCTTTTGGTGGCATAGAAATCATAGGGATGGCAGTAATGGAAGTACAAAATCCTTATCAAACAATTTCAAAAGCAATTAATTCTACCCCAGTTCGTATTTTGCTATTTTATATTATGACATTGGCTATTCTAATGTCTCTTTATCCTTGGAATAAAATTGGTCTTATGGATAGTCCTTTTGTTTCAATTTTTGAAAACCTTGGAATTTCATATGCAGCAAACATCCTAAATATTGTTGTTGTTACAGCGGCTATTTCAGCAATGAATAGTGGAATGTATGGCGCTTGTCGCATGATACATGGGTTATCTCAAGAAGGTTATGTTTTAAAAAAATTTCAATATTTATCAAAAAATGGTGTACCAATTCTTGTTATTTTACTAATCTTCATAATTTTTCTTTTTGGTGTTATTCTTAATTATTTTTACCATGAAGGGCTATTTTTTCTTATTGCGTCAATGGCAACGTTTGCAACGGTTTTCGTTTGGATGATGATTTTACTTTCACAAATTTTTATGCGGCTAAAAATGTCTAAAGAAGTACAGAATAGTTTAAGATTTCCAATTCCATTTTGGCCCATTGGACCGATTTTTTCTATTTTATTTATGGCTTTTATCTTTATTATATTGTGGTTTTTCGATAATACACGGCCAATTCTAATTGTAGGACTTATTTGGCTTATTGGGCTTGTTGTTTGTTTCTATGCACTTAAACTTTACAATTTCAAGAAAAGCGAGGTACACTAA
- a CDS encoding ATP-grasp domain-containing protein, translating to MKKLALVCQRNAKLPFIFEAAKAANIELVMIYDIAENAPIQLPAAVTSTWQLPVFDHPDLALDVFAAGVKERNIGGVMTLCEEAIIWTALAAKKINTPSIEPEVAALTRNKYLMRQAFVKAGLRTPRFFYIDNPEDLSQAHALGWPLVIKPVFGAGSIGVMLAKNSEEFPDLIKAVWNVQHKDMTRFNYENKSVGLVVEQYLPGKEFVVECFVDTAGVHVLAVGDKGQPEGPWFEETIYRQRCDIDDPLIIALCKAACSGVKALGINMGAAHVELRLDANNVPYIIEIGARIGGSGVSHFIVEQGTEISFAKLCMNAALAESNPDLPNVLSAKKVAANYIIPLRGHGQFCGFSGLDKVVQHPLTARTIIFFEIDHISPPPPAFGGYPGFIFSVHTSDQEARDYHKWLDNTLNIIWKTHI from the coding sequence ATGAAAAAATTGGCGTTAGTTTGTCAGCGTAATGCAAAACTACCCTTTATATTTGAAGCTGCGAAAGCAGCTAACATCGAATTAGTAATGATTTATGATATCGCTGAAAATGCACCTATTCAGCTACCTGCGGCAGTAACTTCAACTTGGCAGCTTCCTGTTTTTGATCATCCAGACTTAGCTCTAGACGTTTTTGCGGCCGGAGTGAAAGAACGCAATATTGGTGGGGTTATGACTCTTTGCGAAGAAGCCATTATATGGACAGCTTTAGCTGCAAAAAAAATCAATACTCCCAGTATTGAGCCAGAAGTAGCGGCATTAACTCGGAACAAATATCTAATGCGTCAAGCTTTTGTTAAAGCAGGGCTTAGAACACCAAGATTTTTTTATATAGATAATCCAGAAGATCTATCACAAGCCCATGCTTTGGGTTGGCCGCTGGTCATTAAACCCGTTTTTGGAGCTGGTAGTATAGGCGTAATGTTAGCTAAAAATTCTGAAGAATTTCCTGATCTCATCAAAGCGGTATGGAATGTTCAGCATAAAGATATGACACGTTTCAACTATGAAAATAAATCTGTAGGTTTAGTAGTAGAACAGTATTTACCAGGAAAAGAGTTTGTTGTGGAATGCTTTGTCGATACAGCAGGTGTGCACGTTTTGGCTGTTGGAGATAAGGGACAACCTGAAGGACCATGGTTTGAAGAAACAATTTATCGTCAACGCTGTGATATAGATGATCCTTTAATTATTGCTTTATGTAAGGCTGCATGCTCTGGAGTGAAAGCTCTTGGTATAAATATGGGTGCAGCCCATGTAGAGTTACGCCTAGATGCCAATAATGTACCCTATATAATTGAGATCGGCGCTCGTATAGGTGGATCTGGTGTCTCCCATTTTATTGTGGAGCAAGGTACAGAGATTTCATTTGCAAAACTCTGTATGAATGCCGCTTTAGCTGAATCAAACCCAGACCTTCCTAATGTACTCTCAGCTAAAAAAGTGGCTGCAAATTATATTATTCCTCTTCGTGGTCATGGACAATTTTGTGGATTTTCAGGTTTGGATAAGGTTGTACAGCACCCACTAACTGCTAGAACTATCATTTTCTTTGAAATTGATCATATTTCGCCACCTCCACCAGCATTCGGTGGATATCCTGGTTTTATTTTTTCTGTTCATACCTCAGATCAAGAAGCGCGCGATTACCATAAGTGGCTTGATAATACCTTAAATATTATATGGAAAACTCATATTTAA
- a CDS encoding DMT family transporter produces MSFFKGRLLFFTFTILALFSISWLLSKNLVNSIPVMHAVGLRLCATAAALWLIVVFREKAALRSLPLLAMMPSFLILSVLGFSLYFVCSFGALKSLKASDLTMVLATIPGITYILGALTHGLEFSWLKLGGVIIVSVAAVAFNINSVEDGYYSLIGIGLALIAALSYSIYGLLSKRYLKNLPLLTALAWITTISAASFMPLFIFDSAPLLHIKLEDIFKILILGAFLSTPGYVLYQKVLAEGGVLYANTIGVLAPFAVVACEWIIGSRTSLSTIKIIAMIVVVIGMILLFIDASKVSGWQLKHRSKNSKL; encoded by the coding sequence TTGAGTTTTTTTAAAGGACGGTTATTATTCTTTACTTTTACTATTCTGGCGTTGTTTTCCATAAGTTGGTTATTATCTAAGAATTTGGTTAACAGTATACCGGTAATGCATGCAGTTGGACTTAGGTTATGTGCTACTGCTGCAGCTTTGTGGTTGATCGTAGTATTTCGTGAAAAAGCCGCTTTAAGATCATTACCGTTGCTTGCAATGATGCCTTCTTTTTTAATTCTATCAGTATTAGGATTCTCGCTGTATTTTGTATGCAGCTTTGGCGCTTTAAAATCGCTCAAAGCTAGTGATTTAACTATGGTGCTCGCCACTATTCCAGGTATTACCTATATATTGGGTGCACTGACTCATGGCCTTGAGTTCTCATGGCTGAAGCTTGGCGGGGTGATAATTGTTAGTGTAGCAGCTGTAGCATTCAATATAAACAGTGTAGAGGATGGATATTATAGCTTGATAGGGATAGGTCTTGCTTTAATAGCAGCACTTTCTTACTCTATTTATGGCTTGTTATCTAAACGTTATCTTAAAAATTTACCTTTGCTAACCGCATTGGCTTGGATTACTACAATTTCTGCAGCATCATTTATGCCATTATTCATTTTTGATTCTGCTCCACTATTACATATTAAGTTAGAAGATATATTTAAGATATTGATTTTAGGAGCCTTTTTATCTACACCAGGTTACGTATTGTACCAAAAAGTTTTAGCCGAAGGAGGCGTATTATACGCCAATACTATCGGCGTATTAGCTCCTTTTGCAGTAGTGGCATGTGAATGGATAATTGGTTCTAGAACTTCTCTAAGTACTATCAAAATAATTGCTATGATTGTAGTTGTTATAGGGATGATACTCTTATTTATAGATGCATCAAAAGTATCTGGATGGCAACTGAAACACCGTTCCAAAAATTCTAAATTATAA
- a CDS encoding ATP12 family chaperone protein, translating to MREILNHFDRFLNKNSSVQKTQNLSCQPLPKRFYREVTIACEKGGFSLLLDGCPIKTPAKRHFLLPTEAFAKFIAQEFTNQKRVIDPAKMPMTRLVNTVIDGIADDMQVVFEDLLRFVACDMIFYRAQTPKELVQRQCEQWDPLLNWAEEKLGARFHITEGLMHVEQSREALQAVSNYLRKVESPYILAALHTMTTLTGSALIALAVMAEKISVDHAWSIAHLDEDWMIEQWSTDKEAMAHRTHKRVEFNAAATVIITCL from the coding sequence ATGCGTGAAATTTTGAATCATTTTGATAGGTTCTTGAATAAAAATAGCTCTGTTCAGAAGACTCAAAATCTTTCATGCCAACCATTACCAAAACGATTTTATAGAGAAGTAACAATCGCTTGTGAGAAGGGAGGCTTTTCCCTCTTATTGGATGGATGTCCAATCAAGACACCAGCAAAGCGCCATTTTCTCTTGCCAACGGAAGCGTTTGCTAAATTTATTGCACAGGAATTTACAAACCAAAAACGAGTTATTGATCCAGCAAAGATGCCGATGACACGTCTTGTTAACACCGTTATTGATGGCATCGCTGATGATATGCAAGTTGTTTTTGAAGATTTGTTGCGTTTTGTTGCTTGTGATATGATCTTTTATCGCGCTCAAACACCAAAAGAGTTGGTACAACGACAATGTGAACAGTGGGATCCTTTATTGAATTGGGCAGAAGAAAAACTTGGTGCACGTTTTCATATAACAGAAGGACTTATGCATGTTGAACAATCACGTGAAGCACTCCAAGCGGTAAGCAATTATCTTCGTAAAGTTGAATCTCCTTATATACTTGCTGCACTTCATACAATGACAACTTTAACAGGGTCAGCTCTTATTGCGCTCGCTGTTATGGCAGAAAAAATAAGTGTAGATCACGCTTGGTCTATTGCCCATTTAGATGAAGATTGGATGATAGAACAATGGAGCACTGACAAAGAGGCAATGGCACATCGTACTCATAAAAGAGTTGAATTTAATGCTGCTGCTACAGTTATAATAACCTGTTTGTAA
- the glnA gene encoding type I glutamate--ammonia ligase produces MTTPSDIIKQIANNEIRFVDLRFTDPRGKLHHITMDIAEISEDTFNDGVMFDGSSIAGWKTIHESDMALMPDPETVHIDPFFAQSTLVIFCDVLDPVSGEFYRRDPRSIAKRAEMYMKSLGIGDTINIGPEAEFFIFDDVRYKTDPYNTGFKLDSSELPTNDDTEYEMGNLSHRPRMKGGYLPVPPIDSCQDMRSEMLTALKDMGVRVEKHHHEVAASQHELGIRFDTLVREADKMQIFKYVVHQIANSYGKTATFMPKPVFGDNGSGMHVHISIWKDGKPMFAGNEYAGLSETCLFFIGGIIKHAKALNAFTNPSTNSYKRLVPGYEAPVLLAYSARNRSASCRIPMSASPDSKRVEVRFPDPTANPYLAFAALLMAGLDGIKNKIHPGHAMDKDLYDLPSQERKEIPTVSGSLREALEALDKDRSFLKSGDVFDDDQINSFIQIKMQEVLRYETTPHPVEFDMYYSA; encoded by the coding sequence ATGACAACCCCATCAGATATTATCAAACAGATTGCAAACAACGAAATCCGTTTTGTTGATTTACGTTTTACTGATCCACGAGGAAAGTTGCACCACATCACAATGGATATCGCAGAAATTAGCGAAGATACATTTAACGATGGTGTTATGTTTGATGGTTCTTCAATCGCCGGATGGAAAACGATTCATGAATCTGACATGGCATTGATGCCAGATCCAGAAACAGTGCATATTGATCCTTTTTTTGCACAATCTACTTTGGTTATATTTTGTGATGTACTCGATCCTGTTTCTGGGGAGTTTTACCGTAGAGATCCTCGTTCTATCGCTAAGAGAGCTGAAATGTATATGAAATCTTTAGGAATCGGTGATACGATCAATATAGGTCCAGAAGCGGAATTTTTCATCTTTGATGATGTCCGCTATAAAACTGATCCTTACAACACAGGATTCAAGCTGGATTCAAGTGAACTTCCAACCAATGATGATACAGAATATGAGATGGGCAATCTTAGCCATCGCCCACGCATGAAGGGCGGTTATCTTCCTGTTCCCCCTATCGATTCTTGCCAAGACATGCGCTCTGAAATGCTTACAGCACTCAAAGATATGGGAGTTCGCGTTGAAAAACATCATCACGAAGTGGCAGCAAGCCAGCATGAATTAGGTATTCGCTTTGATACTCTTGTTCGTGAAGCCGATAAAATGCAAATTTTTAAATATGTCGTGCATCAAATAGCAAACAGCTATGGGAAAACAGCAACTTTCATGCCAAAACCAGTTTTTGGTGACAATGGCTCAGGTATGCATGTTCATATATCGATTTGGAAAGATGGAAAACCAATGTTTGCGGGAAATGAATATGCAGGACTATCGGAAACTTGCTTATTCTTTATCGGTGGTATTATTAAGCATGCAAAAGCACTCAACGCCTTCACTAATCCATCCACCAATTCCTATAAGCGTTTAGTGCCCGGTTATGAAGCACCCGTTCTTCTTGCTTATTCTGCACGCAACCGTTCTGCATCTTGCCGTATTCCCATGAGTGCTTCACCAGATTCAAAACGTGTAGAAGTTCGTTTCCCAGACCCAACAGCAAATCCGTATTTGGCGTTTGCAGCACTCTTAATGGCTGGTCTTGATGGCATCAAAAACAAAATTCATCCTGGACACGCTATGGATAAAGATCTTTATGACCTCCCCTCACAAGAGCGTAAAGAAATCCCTACAGTCTCCGGAAGTCTGCGCGAAGCACTTGAAGCACTTGATAAAGATCGTAGTTTTCTTAAATCTGGAGACGTTTTTGATGATGATCAAATTAATTCTTTTATTCAAATAAAAATGCAAGAAGTTTTACGCTATGAAACAACCCCCCATCCTGTCGAATTCGATATGTACTATTCTGCCTAA
- a CDS encoding P-II family nitrogen regulator — MKKIEAIIKPFKLDEVKEALQKIGLDGITVTEAKGFGRQKEHTELYRGAQYIVDFLPKVKIEIVVADEKLEQAVNTIRKAAQTKHIGDGKIFVFSIDDAIRIGTDESGIDAL, encoded by the coding sequence ATGAAAAAAATTGAAGCCATTATAAAACCTTTCAAACTTGATGAAGTAAAAGAAGCGCTTCAAAAAATTGGCTTAGATGGCATCACAGTAACAGAAGCAAAAGGCTTTGGTCGTCAAAAAGAACATACAGAGCTTTATCGTGGTGCTCAATATATTGTTGATTTTCTACCTAAAGTAAAGATTGAAATTGTTGTTGCTGATGAAAAGTTAGAACAAGCCGTTAACACAATACGTAAAGCAGCTCAAACAAAACATATTGGAGATGGAAAAATATTTGTTTTTTCTATTGATGATGCCATTCGTATTGGCACTGACGAATCTGGAATCGATGCCCTTTAA